From a region of the Rhodococcus sp. 4CII genome:
- a CDS encoding nitrite/sulfite reductase, giving the protein MTTPKTRPARATNPRTEGQWARGDRAPLNVNEQVKQDDDGLNVRRRIEELYCHTGVTGIDPTDRRSRFRWWGLYTQRAPGIDGGRTATLPPEELEDEHFMLRVRIDGGALTTEQLRVVGEVSQLFARDTADLTDRQNIQLHWIRVEDLPEIWRRLEGVGLTTAESAGDTPRVVLGSPMAGIAVDEVLDATPALQEITRRLIANPEYSNLPRKFKTAISGLQDVVHEINDVAFIGVEHPEHGPGLDVWVGGGLSTNPRIGERLGAWVPLNDVPDVWIGIVSLFRDYGYRRLRAKARLKFLVADWGVEKFRDVLEREYLGHPMLDGPAPQPLDEPRDHVGIQRQKNGLNAVGIAPVVGRVGGTMLTELANAAESSGSQRVRITPMQKLVILDVPDERIDSLQSNLQSLGFPSRPSPWRRSTMACTGIEFCKFGIVETKARAANVITDIETRLADIQEKLEHPITLHLNGCPNSCARIQVADIGLKGMIVTDGDSNQVEGFQVHLGGSLGLDTSFGRKLRGHKLPATEVADYIQRIVRRYVTDRADSEKFATWVQRATEADLT; this is encoded by the coding sequence ATGACAACACCGAAGACCCGGCCTGCCCGAGCAACGAACCCGCGAACGGAGGGGCAATGGGCCCGGGGCGACCGCGCGCCGCTCAACGTGAACGAGCAGGTCAAACAGGATGACGACGGCCTCAACGTGCGTAGACGGATCGAAGAGCTGTACTGCCATACCGGTGTCACCGGAATCGACCCCACCGATCGGCGAAGCCGGTTCCGCTGGTGGGGGCTCTACACCCAGCGCGCACCCGGGATCGACGGCGGCCGAACTGCCACATTGCCACCGGAAGAGCTCGAAGACGAACATTTCATGCTCCGCGTCCGCATCGACGGCGGCGCACTGACCACCGAACAGCTGCGCGTCGTCGGTGAAGTCTCCCAACTATTCGCCCGCGACACCGCGGACCTCACCGACCGCCAGAACATTCAGCTGCATTGGATCAGGGTGGAAGACCTGCCCGAAATCTGGCGGAGGCTCGAAGGCGTAGGTCTCACCACGGCCGAATCCGCAGGTGACACCCCACGGGTGGTCCTCGGTTCGCCCATGGCCGGCATCGCCGTCGACGAGGTCCTCGACGCCACCCCCGCACTGCAGGAGATCACCCGCAGGCTGATCGCGAACCCCGAATACTCCAACCTGCCGCGTAAGTTCAAGACCGCCATCTCCGGACTCCAGGACGTCGTCCACGAAATCAACGATGTCGCATTCATCGGCGTCGAACACCCGGAACACGGCCCCGGACTGGATGTCTGGGTCGGAGGCGGCCTGTCGACGAATCCTCGCATCGGCGAGCGCCTGGGTGCATGGGTGCCGCTGAACGACGTGCCCGACGTGTGGATCGGTATCGTCTCTCTCTTCCGCGACTACGGGTACCGGCGACTGCGGGCGAAGGCGCGTCTGAAGTTCCTCGTCGCAGACTGGGGTGTCGAGAAGTTCCGCGACGTTCTCGAGCGTGAGTACCTCGGACATCCGATGCTCGATGGTCCGGCGCCCCAACCGCTCGACGAACCACGCGACCATGTGGGTATCCAACGGCAGAAGAACGGCCTCAACGCCGTGGGAATCGCACCCGTCGTCGGCAGAGTCGGCGGCACCATGCTGACCGAATTGGCGAACGCGGCCGAGTCTTCAGGATCCCAACGGGTCCGCATCACCCCGATGCAGAAACTCGTGATCCTCGACGTGCCCGACGAACGGATCGACTCACTCCAATCCAATCTCCAAAGTCTGGGATTCCCGTCGCGCCCGTCACCGTGGCGACGGAGCACCATGGCATGCACCGGCATCGAGTTCTGCAAGTTCGGGATCGTCGAGACCAAGGCGCGAGCCGCCAACGTGATCACCGACATCGAGACGCGACTGGCCGACATCCAGGAAAAGCTCGAGCACCCGATCACGTTGCACCTCAACGGATGCCCCAATTCGTGCGCACGCATCCAGGTCGCCGACATCGGCCTCAAGGGCATGATCGTGACCGACGGCGACTCGAACCAGGTCGAGGGTTTCCAGGTTCATCTCGGCGGCAGCCTCGGGCTGGACACGAGTTTCGGGCGCAAACTCCGCGGTCACAAGCTTCCCGCCACGGAGGTGGCCGACTACATCCAGCGGATAGTTCGACGCTATGTCACCGACCGCGCCGACTCCGAAAAGTTCGCGACCTGGGTTCAACGCGCCACCGAAGCCGACCTCACATGA
- a CDS encoding histidinol-phosphate transaminase, with the protein MRRAARLASNESPFPPVDRVAAAIRASITQANRYPDFESRKLTDALASRWHLSPDQVSVDSGSSSLLRNIVTACAGPGTEIVYGRPSFPSYEHAALLAGATPIRVALTPDYRLDLTRILAAINERTRVVLLCLPNNPTGTTVAHSALEAFIEAVPGDLLIVLDECYREFVTDPNAASGFRLLGRFPNVAVVKSLSKSAGLAGLRIGYALSSPDVGLLLRAVRIPFSVSAAAQAAALACLEPAVTTALESRITATVSERNRVFDILTSKGIEVVPSEANFLFLPHQHGAQKKVQLLARHGALVRLVGPREIRITVGSRKENDHLLSCIDALTQ; encoded by the coding sequence ATGAGGCGAGCAGCGAGGCTCGCTTCGAACGAGTCACCCTTCCCTCCGGTCGACAGGGTAGCGGCGGCGATCCGCGCGAGCATCACGCAGGCAAATCGGTACCCGGACTTCGAGAGCAGGAAACTGACCGACGCCCTCGCGAGTCGGTGGCACCTGTCCCCCGATCAGGTGAGCGTCGACAGCGGGTCCAGCAGCCTCCTACGCAACATCGTCACCGCGTGCGCCGGCCCCGGAACGGAAATCGTCTACGGACGGCCGTCGTTCCCGAGTTACGAGCACGCCGCGCTGCTGGCGGGAGCGACACCCATTCGAGTCGCGCTCACACCTGACTACCGCCTCGACCTCACGCGCATCCTCGCCGCCATCAACGAACGCACGCGGGTGGTGCTTCTGTGCCTGCCCAACAACCCGACCGGTACCACCGTCGCCCACAGCGCGCTCGAAGCCTTCATCGAGGCGGTACCTGGGGACCTGCTGATCGTGCTCGACGAGTGCTATCGCGAGTTCGTGACCGATCCCAACGCTGCGAGCGGCTTCCGGCTCCTCGGACGATTCCCGAACGTCGCCGTCGTCAAGTCGTTGTCGAAGTCTGCAGGTTTGGCGGGACTGCGGATCGGCTATGCCCTGTCGTCCCCCGATGTCGGCCTCCTGCTTCGCGCCGTACGAATCCCCTTTTCCGTCTCCGCGGCGGCTCAGGCAGCGGCCCTCGCGTGCCTCGAACCCGCTGTGACAACAGCGCTGGAATCGCGCATCACTGCCACGGTATCCGAGAGAAATCGTGTGTTCGACATTCTGACGAGCAAAGGAATCGAGGTAGTCCCCAGCGAGGCGAACTTCCTGTTCCTCCCCCACCAACACGGAGCCCAGAAGAAGGTACAACTCCTGGCCCGGCACGGTGCGCTAGTCCGGCTCGTGGGGCCCAGGGAAATCAGAATCACGGTAGGCAGCCGGAAAGAGAACGACCACCTACTCTCCTGCATCGACGCCCTGACCCAATAA
- a CDS encoding YciI family protein produces MALFAVIWSYTTDASVKEAAHAEHLIFVKDAAARGVLQEAGAWADGAGALLVFQAVSEDALRSLLAEDPYVKQGVVVEQHIYQWNPVIGPLVGV; encoded by the coding sequence ATGGCCTTGTTCGCTGTGATCTGGTCGTATACCACCGATGCCTCGGTCAAAGAGGCAGCGCATGCCGAACACCTGATTTTCGTCAAGGATGCCGCTGCCCGAGGCGTGTTGCAGGAGGCCGGCGCCTGGGCTGACGGCGCCGGAGCCCTACTGGTATTCCAAGCGGTCAGCGAAGACGCCTTGCGTTCTCTGCTTGCGGAGGATCCTTATGTCAAGCAGGGCGTCGTCGTAGAGCAGCACATTTACCAGTGGAATCCGGTCATAGGCCCTCTCGTCGGCGTCTAA
- a CDS encoding aldehyde dehydrogenase family protein produces the protein MSVNLDHPALSSSIPDGRTLYIAGRWSTATDTFERVDPSDLRRVTGIYASATPNDVEAGYAAAAGAQPAWSETPAIQRSDFLRSAADLLESRVHEAALTITADMGKAIRDARAEVLRSVAILRYYAGEILQPSGETYPSADSHTMLMTVEEPLGVVCAITPWNFPFALPAWKIAAAIGFGNAVVWKPAEPACGSAVFLTRILAEAGLPAGVLNLVTGSGRKLSAALTGNAQLAALTFTGSGAVGSRLRQAVGDRNVKVQLELGGKNPSIVLADADVEDAALQIVKSAMLHAGQRCTATSRVYVDRSVAPRLRELLVKHADALVVGDPYDEATDVGPLASVEQRDTVAGYLQLARDENAEFLTGREFDSDTCYIAPTILTGVSEKSRLVREEIFGPVVTVQEVDGFDDALKVANDTDYGLSSGVFTRDIATAMTFIRRTQSGLVHVNRETSSVEPHVPFGGLKGSSSMSREQGKAARTFFTTTKTAYVRWT, from the coding sequence ATGTCCGTGAACTTGGACCACCCAGCGTTGTCGTCGTCGATCCCTGACGGGAGAACGTTGTACATCGCAGGTCGATGGAGCACCGCCACCGACACTTTCGAGCGTGTCGATCCCTCCGATCTGCGCCGTGTGACGGGAATCTACGCTTCGGCGACTCCCAACGATGTCGAGGCTGGGTATGCGGCCGCCGCCGGTGCCCAACCAGCGTGGTCCGAGACGCCAGCGATTCAGCGGTCGGATTTTCTTCGCTCTGCCGCCGACCTTTTGGAAAGCCGCGTACACGAGGCTGCCCTGACGATCACCGCGGACATGGGGAAGGCGATCCGCGACGCACGCGCCGAGGTCCTGCGAAGTGTCGCCATTCTCCGCTACTACGCGGGTGAGATCCTGCAGCCCAGTGGAGAGACGTACCCCAGTGCTGATTCACACACGATGCTGATGACGGTAGAGGAGCCGCTCGGTGTCGTTTGTGCAATCACACCGTGGAACTTCCCCTTCGCGCTTCCGGCGTGGAAGATCGCGGCGGCAATAGGTTTCGGGAACGCAGTTGTGTGGAAGCCCGCCGAACCGGCCTGCGGATCCGCCGTGTTCCTGACGCGGATTCTCGCAGAAGCCGGGTTGCCCGCGGGGGTCCTCAATCTGGTGACGGGCAGCGGTAGAAAGCTTTCGGCGGCGCTCACCGGGAACGCGCAACTCGCAGCCTTGACCTTCACCGGTTCGGGTGCAGTGGGGTCGCGGCTCCGTCAGGCCGTCGGTGATCGCAACGTCAAGGTCCAGCTCGAGCTGGGCGGCAAGAACCCGTCCATTGTTCTTGCCGACGCCGATGTCGAGGATGCAGCGCTGCAGATCGTGAAGAGCGCGATGCTCCACGCGGGACAGCGCTGCACAGCGACGAGCCGGGTCTACGTGGACCGCAGCGTCGCTCCCAGACTGCGAGAACTGCTGGTGAAGCACGCTGACGCGCTCGTCGTCGGTGATCCGTACGACGAAGCCACCGACGTCGGTCCACTTGCCTCGGTGGAGCAACGGGACACGGTGGCCGGATACCTGCAACTCGCCCGCGACGAGAACGCCGAGTTCCTTACGGGCAGAGAGTTCGATTCCGACACTTGCTATATCGCACCCACCATCCTGACCGGAGTGTCGGAGAAGAGCAGGCTCGTCCGGGAGGAGATCTTCGGACCAGTCGTGACCGTGCAGGAAGTCGACGGATTCGATGATGCGCTGAAGGTCGCGAACGACACGGACTACGGCCTGTCCTCCGGAGTGTTCACCAGAGACATCGCGACCGCGATGACCTTCATCCGGCGCACACAATCGGGGTTGGTGCACGTCAATCGCGAGACCAGCAGTGTTGAGCCACATGTGCCGTTCGGGGGGCTCAAAGGCTCGAGCAGCATGAGCAGAGAACAGGGAAAGGCCGCACGTACCTTCTTCACAACCACCAAGACCGCGTATGTCCGCTGGACCTAG
- a CDS encoding NAD(P)/FAD-dependent oxidoreductase, whose product MSTAAPAVTEVLDVLVVGAGFAGLYQLENLRSRGYSVKVVEAGQDLGGIWHWNRYPGARVDSEGPIYQFTRPDLWDDFAFSELYPGGDELRRYFKYVDAKLDLSKDIYYNTRVDSAEFNDKTNTWTVTAENGSIFVCKYFVLCTGFAAKPIFPKLAGMDSFAGISHHTGLWPEGGIDFAGKRIAIIGTGASGVQVAQEASREAAQLTIFQRTPVQALPMRQRQLTDEDNAKIKSDLADRFSRRSASFSGFDFDFIPKSAFEVSDEERTATYERLWEFGFEFWLGTYQDVFVDDAANDTAYEFWRDRTRARIKDPVVAEKLAPMKKAYPFGVKRPSLERTYYDIFNQDNVRLVDLHEDPIETITRTGLRTTSEEHEFDIIVYATGFDAVTGGLTAIDIRGTDGTLLRDKWSNGVQANLGVATAGFPNLLFLYGPLSPSGFCNGPSCAEIQGDLIVNTLDYMRDNALDRIESEADADAAWSDHVAELTAEALYDKADSWYMGANVPGKPRQLLNYPGGLPLYLAKWDETVCAGYKGFTLS is encoded by the coding sequence GTGAGCACTGCCGCACCAGCCGTGACCGAAGTACTCGACGTTCTCGTCGTAGGAGCAGGATTCGCCGGGCTGTACCAGCTCGAAAATCTGCGGAGTCGAGGGTACTCGGTGAAAGTAGTCGAGGCGGGTCAGGACCTGGGCGGAATCTGGCACTGGAACCGCTACCCGGGCGCCCGAGTGGACAGCGAAGGTCCCATCTACCAGTTCACGCGCCCCGACCTATGGGATGACTTCGCGTTCTCCGAGCTCTACCCCGGAGGCGACGAACTGCGCCGCTACTTCAAGTACGTCGACGCGAAGCTCGATCTGAGCAAGGACATCTACTACAACACCCGGGTCGATTCCGCCGAGTTCAACGATAAGACGAACACCTGGACCGTGACCGCGGAGAACGGCAGCATTTTCGTCTGCAAGTACTTCGTTCTGTGCACCGGATTCGCGGCAAAGCCGATCTTCCCGAAGCTCGCGGGAATGGACAGCTTCGCAGGGATCAGCCACCACACCGGTCTGTGGCCCGAAGGCGGAATCGATTTCGCAGGAAAGCGAATCGCCATTATCGGTACCGGTGCCAGCGGTGTGCAGGTCGCTCAGGAGGCGTCGAGGGAAGCCGCACAGCTGACCATCTTCCAGCGCACCCCCGTTCAGGCGCTCCCGATGCGACAGCGCCAGCTCACCGACGAGGACAACGCGAAGATCAAGTCCGATCTGGCGGACAGATTCAGTCGTCGTTCGGCGTCGTTCTCCGGCTTCGACTTCGACTTCATTCCCAAGTCAGCATTCGAGGTGAGCGACGAGGAGCGGACCGCCACATATGAGCGACTGTGGGAGTTCGGTTTCGAGTTCTGGCTCGGAACGTACCAAGACGTCTTTGTCGACGATGCTGCAAACGACACGGCCTACGAGTTCTGGCGTGACCGGACGCGTGCCCGGATCAAGGACCCGGTCGTCGCCGAGAAGCTGGCGCCGATGAAGAAGGCGTACCCCTTCGGCGTGAAGCGCCCCTCGCTGGAGCGGACGTACTACGACATCTTCAACCAGGACAACGTGCGTCTCGTCGATCTGCACGAGGACCCGATCGAGACGATCACGCGTACCGGGCTGAGGACCACATCCGAAGAGCACGAGTTCGACATCATCGTCTATGCAACGGGCTTCGACGCCGTCACCGGTGGCCTGACCGCCATCGACATTCGCGGCACCGACGGTACATTGCTCAGGGACAAGTGGTCGAATGGTGTGCAGGCAAACCTCGGAGTCGCAACGGCAGGATTCCCCAACCTGCTGTTCCTCTACGGACCGCTGAGCCCGTCGGGCTTCTGCAACGGGCCCAGCTGCGCCGAGATCCAAGGTGACCTCATCGTCAACACCCTCGACTACATGCGGGACAACGCCCTGGACCGTATCGAATCCGAGGCGGACGCGGATGCTGCCTGGTCCGATCACGTCGCCGAGCTGACAGCCGAGGCGCTCTACGACAAAGCCGACTCCTGGTACATGGGTGCCAACGTCCCGGGTAAACCGCGGCAGTTGCTGAACTACCCCGGTGGTCTTCCCCTCTACCTGGCCAAGTGGGACGAGACCGTGTGTGCGGGATACAAGGGCTTCACGCTTTCCTGA
- a CDS encoding alpha/beta hydrolase, with protein sequence MCGIQGLHAFLSSQSSSSSSDESEQRMSVSKESLFLNDLYASWLTRSEGMDLASQRDMFEEWHLPTIEPTDVTYEEVTANGVPAMWAKPLGAAEDRVIVFTHGGGFATGSRFSHRKLAAHLAKLTGVHALIVDFRLAPEHKHPAQLEDCMAVQKWLRAKGYKSEYMATVGDSAGANLAISTAFELASLELPTPAAVVTLSPWLDMEIKGLTVDSNDAVDVLAKRAVLEMMREMFLADPADATDARANPLLNDYTDFSPVYVSVGGYETLLDDSRRLAELIEKVNGEVVLDVVDEQQHVFHFNAGRAPEADQALSRIAQWLRPKLGLA encoded by the coding sequence GTGTGCGGGATACAAGGGCTTCACGCTTTCCTGAGCAGTCAATCTTCCTCCTCGAGTAGTGATGAAAGTGAGCAACGCATGTCCGTGAGCAAAGAATCCCTGTTCCTCAACGACCTGTACGCTTCGTGGCTTACCCGGTCCGAAGGAATGGACCTCGCCAGTCAGCGAGATATGTTCGAAGAATGGCATCTTCCGACCATCGAACCCACCGACGTCACCTATGAGGAAGTGACAGCCAACGGTGTGCCGGCAATGTGGGCCAAGCCTCTGGGGGCCGCCGAGGACCGCGTGATCGTCTTCACCCACGGTGGCGGGTTCGCGACAGGTTCACGGTTCTCCCACCGCAAGCTCGCAGCACACCTCGCCAAACTGACGGGTGTTCACGCCCTGATCGTGGACTTCCGGCTCGCGCCGGAGCACAAGCACCCGGCCCAACTCGAAGACTGCATGGCCGTCCAAAAGTGGCTCCGCGCAAAGGGTTACAAGTCAGAGTACATGGCGACTGTCGGCGACTCGGCGGGCGCCAATCTCGCGATCTCGACGGCGTTCGAACTCGCGAGCTTGGAGCTTCCCACTCCTGCTGCCGTCGTCACGCTTTCACCGTGGCTCGATATGGAGATCAAGGGGTTGACGGTCGATTCGAACGACGCGGTCGACGTATTGGCCAAGAGGGCGGTGCTGGAAATGATGCGGGAGATGTTCCTCGCCGACCCCGCAGATGCAACGGACGCGCGGGCGAACCCACTGCTCAACGACTACACCGACTTCTCTCCGGTGTACGTATCGGTCGGAGGCTATGAGACCCTGCTGGACGACTCACGTCGGTTGGCCGAATTGATCGAGAAGGTGAACGGCGAGGTCGTGCTCGACGTGGTCGATGAGCAACAGCATGTATTCCACTTCAACGCGGGTCGGGCACCCGAGGCGGATCAAGCGTTGAGCCGGATTGCCCAGTGGCTGCGACCCAAGTTGGGTCTCGCCTGA
- a CDS encoding crotonase/enoyl-CoA hydratase family protein — protein sequence MDSPVLVQRDGFIETWTINRPAQSNPISGMDVVDALVACVDAVNADYGVRAVIVTGAGSTFSAGGNVKDMANRRGLFGGKPHEQRDGYRAGIQRIPRIMYNCDVPLIAAVNGPAIGAGCDLALMCDLRIASEKAFFAESFVKLGIIPGDGGAWLLPKAVGMARAAEMILTGDRVDAVQALEWGLVSSVVAPEKLLDEARALAGRVAANPPHSVRMAKRLLREGQHQSLDSLLELSAAMQALVQQTTDHTEAVNAFMEKRTAAFTGE from the coding sequence ATGGATAGTCCAGTGCTCGTCCAACGCGACGGATTCATCGAGACGTGGACGATTAATCGACCCGCGCAGAGCAATCCCATTTCCGGGATGGACGTTGTGGACGCGTTGGTCGCCTGCGTCGATGCCGTCAACGCCGACTACGGTGTGCGAGCTGTCATCGTCACCGGCGCCGGATCGACGTTTTCCGCCGGCGGCAATGTCAAGGACATGGCGAATCGTCGCGGGTTGTTCGGGGGGAAGCCTCACGAACAACGGGATGGCTACAGAGCGGGGATACAACGGATTCCGCGGATCATGTACAACTGCGACGTGCCTCTCATCGCAGCAGTGAACGGCCCCGCAATCGGTGCCGGATGCGACCTCGCCCTCATGTGCGACCTCCGCATTGCCAGCGAAAAGGCATTCTTTGCAGAGAGCTTCGTCAAGCTGGGAATCATCCCGGGTGACGGTGGCGCGTGGCTGCTACCCAAGGCCGTCGGGATGGCGCGGGCCGCAGAGATGATATTGACGGGCGACCGTGTCGACGCGGTCCAGGCGCTCGAGTGGGGATTGGTCTCCAGTGTCGTTGCGCCGGAGAAGCTACTCGACGAAGCTCGCGCGCTCGCCGGCCGGGTGGCCGCCAATCCGCCACACTCGGTACGGATGGCCAAGAGGCTCCTCCGCGAGGGGCAGCACCAAAGCCTCGACAGTCTCCTCGAATTATCCGCTGCCATGCAGGCGCTGGTTCAGCAGACGACCGATCACACCGAGGCAGTCAACGCCTTCATGGAGAAGCGAACTGCCGCCTTCACCGGCGAGTGA